The Carassius auratus strain Wakin unplaced genomic scaffold, ASM336829v1 scaf_tig00030555, whole genome shotgun sequence genome has a window encoding:
- the LOC113080256 gene encoding alpha-2 adrenergic receptor has product MDVTQSNATKDDANITVTPWPYTETAAAFIILVVSVIILVTIVGNVLVIVAVLTSRALRAPQNLFLVSLACADILVATLVIPFSLANEIMGYWLFGSTWCAFYLALDVLFCTSSIVHLCAISLDRYWSVTKAVSYNLKRTPKRIKSMIAVVWVISAVISFPPLIMTKHDEKECLINDETWYILSSCLVSFFAPGFIMITVYCKIYRVAKQRSSTVFVAKNGLERQPSQSETCFVRKDKFEKESPSSNSSESNQRQEELDDIDLEESATSDNKPKSSRFSNRRRVDGARCCPQRTCRISWVSSQEQSSKQLAVASKTKVAQMREKRFTFVLAVVMGVFVLCWFPFFFTYSLHAICGDSCEPPEALFKLFFWIGYCNSSVNPIIYTIFNRDFRKAFKKIVCLTAQRT; this is encoded by the coding sequence ATGGATGTAACTCAGTCCAATGCAACGAAGGATGATGCCAACATCACCGTCACCCCGTGGCCGTACACGGAGACGGCCGCTGCGTTCATCATCCTGGTGGTTTCCGTCATCATTCTGGTCACCATCGTTGGGAACGTTCTGGTCATCGTGGCGGTGCTGACCAGCCGCGCTCTCCGCGCGCCACAGAACCTCTTCCTCGTGTCGCTCGCGTGCGCGGACATCCTCGTGGCCACGCTAGTGATCCCGTTCTCCCTCGCCAACGAGATCATGGGATACTGGCTCTTTGGCAGCACCTGGTGCGCGTTTTACCTGGCTTTGGATGTTCTGTTCTGCACGTCGTCCATCGTGCATCTGTGCGCCATCAGTTTGGATAGGTACTGGTCCGTCACCAAAGCAGTGAGCTACAACTTGAAGCGAACCCCGAAGCGCATCAAGTCTATGATCGCGGTGGTGTGGGTCATCTCAGCCGTCATCTCATTCCCACCTCTCATCATGACCAAGCACGACGAGAAGGAGTGTTTGATAAACGACGAGACCTGGTACATCCTCTCCTCGTGCCTGGTGTCGTTTTTCGCGCCGGGGTTCATCATGATCACGGTGTACTGCAAAATCTACCGCGTCGCCAAACAGCGTTCGTCCACTGTGTTCGTGGCCAAGAACGGGCTGGAGAGGCAGCCCTCCCAGTCCGAGACGTGCTTTGTGAGGAAGGATAAGTTTGAGAAGGAGTCCCCGAGCAGCAACAGCTCGGAAAGCAACCAGAGACAGGAAGAGCTGGATGATATCGACCTGGAGGAGAGCGCGACGTCCGACAACAAACCCAAGAGCTCGCGCTTCTCCAACCGCAGGCGGGTGGACGGCGCGCGCTGCTGCCCTCAGAGGACCTGCCGGATCTCCTGGGTTTCCAGTCAGGAGCAGAGCAGCAAACAGCTCGCGGTGGCATCGAAAACCAAAGTGGCTCAGATGCGGGAGAAACGCTTCACCTTCGTTCTGGCTGTGGTCATGGGGGTGTTTGTCCTCTGCTGGTTCCCTTTTTTCTTCACTTACAGTCTCCATGCCATCTGCGGGGACAGCTGCGAGCCGCCCGAGGCGCTTTTCAAGCTCTTCTTTTGGATTGGTTACTGCAACAGCTCAGTGAATCCCATCATTTACACGATTTTCAACAGggacttcagaaaggcttttaAGAAAATCGTTTGCTTGACTGCGCAGCGCACCTGA